A region of Moorena producens PAL-8-15-08-1 DNA encodes the following proteins:
- the ltrA gene encoding group II intron reverse transcriptase/maturase, translating into MSKTRGFAPQSEWNRTDWRKLERVVFKLQKRIYRASQRGDVRVVRKLQKTLMKSWSAKMLAVRKVTQQNKGKKTAGIDGRKANDSKQRLTLVANLKLYKKPQPTRRVWIDKPGRNEKRPLGIPTIYDRALQALTKQALEPEWEAIFEPNSYGFRPGRSCHDAIEAIFLSIKQTPKWVLDADISKCFDKINHNTLLKKLNTYPSMKRLIRGWLKAGVMDNGTFSPTEEGTPQGGIISPLLANIALHGMEKRIKEYAKSLPGTKRDNEKALSLIRYADDFVIMHKSKQVVEECQKIISEWLKNIDLELKPSKTRLTHTFTGFNFLGFNVRQYPAGKNQSKQGFKTLIKPSKKKIKEHWEQLSQVIDKHKAAPQAALISRLKPIIRGWCNYYKPVVSKEAFSNLDNMLWNKLQRWGYRRHPNKSKTWVNKKYWGTKVEKPKKPWEMPKIDNWVFMTKEDNYLPKHVKTKIIRHVKVKETRSPFDGDLIYWNHRMQKHPEITSQKGKLLKRQEGKCAYCGLTFRNEDLMETHHIIPRAQGGNDQLKNLELLHLHCHDIIHRTKVNPKCQESNTDSSELDENPF; encoded by the coding sequence ATGTCTAAAACTCGGGGGTTCGCCCCACAGTCGGAATGGAATCGTACGGATTGGCGAAAGCTAGAACGTGTCGTATTCAAGTTGCAAAAACGAATATATCGAGCCTCCCAACGTGGTGATGTTCGCGTGGTACGTAAACTACAAAAGACTCTGATGAAGTCTTGGTCGGCAAAAATGCTAGCGGTAAGGAAGGTAACACAACAAAATAAAGGTAAAAAGACTGCCGGAATAGATGGACGTAAAGCCAATGATAGCAAACAACGTCTCACCTTAGTAGCCAACCTTAAGTTGTATAAGAAACCACAACCAACCCGCAGAGTTTGGATAGACAAACCTGGACGTAATGAAAAACGCCCTCTAGGGATACCCACGATTTACGACCGAGCGCTCCAAGCTCTCACCAAACAGGCACTAGAGCCTGAATGGGAAGCAATATTTGAGCCCAACTCATACGGGTTTAGACCAGGAAGGTCATGTCACGATGCAATCGAAGCAATATTCCTCAGTATCAAACAAACACCTAAATGGGTATTAGATGCTGATATCTCCAAATGCTTTGATAAAATCAACCACAACACACTTCTCAAAAAATTAAATACTTATCCTTCAATGAAGCGATTAATCAGAGGATGGTTAAAAGCCGGAGTAATGGATAACGGGACATTCTCTCCTACAGAAGAGGGTACCCCCCAGGGTGGGATAATATCTCCACTCCTAGCGAACATAGCCCTACACGGAATGGAAAAAAGAATTAAGGAATACGCCAAATCATTACCTGGAACTAAAAGGGATAATGAAAAAGCATTAAGCCTTATTCGATATGCAGATGATTTTGTCATCATGCATAAATCCAAACAAGTGGTAGAAGAATGTCAAAAGATTATCAGTGAGTGGCTAAAGAACATAGACCTGGAATTAAAGCCAAGTAAAACCAGACTGACCCATACCTTCACAGGATTTAATTTCCTAGGGTTTAACGTTCGTCAATACCCAGCAGGTAAAAACCAGTCAAAACAAGGCTTTAAAACCCTCATCAAACCATCCAAGAAGAAAATAAAAGAGCATTGGGAGCAGCTTTCTCAAGTCATAGACAAACACAAAGCAGCTCCTCAAGCCGCACTCATTAGCAGGCTTAAACCTATTATAAGGGGATGGTGTAACTACTACAAACCAGTAGTAAGTAAAGAAGCCTTCTCAAACCTAGACAATATGCTCTGGAATAAACTTCAAAGGTGGGGATACAGAAGACATCCAAACAAATCTAAAACCTGGGTGAATAAAAAGTATTGGGGAACAAAGGTCGAAAAACCTAAGAAACCTTGGGAAATGCCAAAGATAGACAACTGGGTTTTTATGACAAAAGAGGATAATTACCTCCCAAAACATGTAAAAACAAAAATAATTCGACATGTCAAAGTCAAAGAAACCAGAAGTCCATTCGATGGTGACCTAATATACTGGAATCACAGAATGCAGAAACACCCCGAAATAACCAGCCAGAAAGGAAAACTCCTGAAAAGGCAAGAAGGGAAATGCGCGTACTGTGGACTCACCTTTAGGAATGAAGATTTGATGGAAACACACCATATAATACCACGCGCACAAGGTGGAAACGACCAACTTAAAAATCTTGAATTACTTCACCTACACTGCCACGACATAATACATAGAACAAAAGTCAATCCAAAGTGTCAAGAGTCAAATACCGACTCCTCTGAACTAGATGAAAACCCATTCTAA